NNNNNNNNNNNNNNNNNNNNNNNNNNNNNNNNNNNNNNNNNNNNNNNNNNNNNNNNNNNNNNNNNNNNNNNNNNNNNNNNNNNNNNNNNNNNNNNNNNNNNNNNNNNNNNNNNNNNNNNNNNNNNNNNNNNNNNNNNNNNNNNNNNNNNNNNNNNNNNNNNNNNNNNNNNNNNNNNNNNNNNNNNNNNNNNNNNNNNNNNNNNNNNNNNNNNNNNNNNNNNNNNNNNNNNNNNNNNNNNNNNNNNNNNNNTCATCCCCAACAGAATCACCCACTGGGACATAGGTAAAGATGAGTGGCAAGAAGAACATGAATACAACAGTGATATGTGAGCCACAGATAGAAAGAGTTTTGCGGCGGCCCTCTGATGACCTGGTCCTCAAGATGGACAAAATGATGATGTAAGAAATGACCAAGGCAAGAAAAGTCAAAATGGACAGAACTCCTGTGGTGGTAATGACTACAATAACCAGGAGTCTTGTATCTGTGCAGGCCAGCTTCAGCAAGGGGAATATGTCACAGAAGTAGTGGTCTATTTCGTTGGTGCCACAAAAGGGAAGtctgataataataaatacatgcacAAGTGAATGTATGAAAGCACCAATAGCTGAGGCTATCACAAGCATGTAACATACCTGTCTGCTCATGATGATCATGTAGTAAAGCAGTCTGCAAATGGCTACATACCGATCATAGGCCATAGCAACCAAGATAAATATCTCAGTGGCACCGAAGAAGTGGGCATAAAACATCTGGGCTATGCAGCCATTGTAGGAGATTGTGTTACATTGTAAAAATAAGTCTATAATCAATTTAGGAGCCACTGTGGAAGTGAAGCAAATATCCATGAAAGACAGGTAGCTTAGAAAATAATACATTGGCTGCTCACTAAGTTGACTGCCCTTGATAGTGAGAAGAACAACCAANNNNNNNNNNNNNNNNNNNNNNNNNNNNNNNNNNNNNNNNNNNNNNNNNNNNNNNNNNNNNNNNNNNNNNNNNNNNNNNNNNNNNNNNNNNNNNNNNNNNNNNNNNNNNNNNNNNNNNNNNNNNNNNNNNNNNNNNNNNNNNNNNNNNNNNNNNNNNNNNNNNNNNNNNNNNNNNNNNNNNNNNNNNNNNNNNNNNNNNNNNNNNNNNNNNNNNNNNNNNNNNNNNNNNNNNNNNNNNNNNNNNNNNNNNNNNNNNNNNNNNNNNNNNNNNNNNNNNNNNNNNNNNNNNNNNNNNNNNNNNNNNNNNNNNNNNNNNNNNNNNNNNNNNNNNNNNNNNNNNNNNNNNNNNNNNNNNNNNNNNNNNNNNNNNNNNNNTTTGGATGACAAGGGTATTCTAATTCTCAGTCCTTTATAGTGATTAAAATGCCCAAGTTCTGAAAGTATGAGCAGGCATTCTACTTCAGTGGACTAAACGTGACACATAATTTAGCATATTCACAGCAATCTCAGAGATGTCATTGACACTCaccataattaaaaagaataatacatGTAATAAAGAGCAAGTAGTGAAGTTTTGGAGAAGAGAGTGGTTTCTTGTCCAGTATCCAAAGAGACTCTGATTTCCTCGACTTCATCTTATTTCCCAGTTCATTCCAGTCACTTGTGGAGGCTCCTGTTGTTACCATCAATTGCTCATATTCTGGCATCACTTTGGAGGTTAGCTACTTGAGGGACTCAGAATACATTCAGAGGACTGTCTTCCCTCCATCGGTTTAAACAGCATGTGTCTTTAAATTGAACCACATGTTTTCACTTTACCAAATTCTCTGCACCTACATGATACAAAAACCTTAAAGTATttcaatgaaaagataaaaataaaatatttccttcttttcttatttattttctgtaactCTAATAACTGGCCTAAAATGTGTCACATAGCTGCTCAATTCAGACAGCTTTATAAAAGTAAGTCAATTAATCAACcttattaatgaataaaaatctcactgtaatacagagaaataaaacgGTGAACGATCAATGTTCTTTGTACTATATGGTAGTACAAGTAAATCTCCAAGAAAAGTACAGTTAACACAGAAAAAGATTATGAATGGAATCTTTTTTATtgcaaaaatgaatttttaattaggaatataaaccaataaataaatctatgctTTTATAAACACAGAGCATTAAGTAAGACATAATCATATATGTCTCCTACATTTTCATGGTTAAACAGTCTTCAGGAGCTTTTATGTTTTCAACAcaggaatataataaaaaacaatatttctATGGTATCTTAGAGTACTAGGGTTTCCATGAGAAAACTAAGCTCAGATGGCTTAAattagagatttattttcttgtattttggtCCAAGTCAAATGTGAAGAAAGCTCTCTCTagagctctcttgctctctctctcatctatctaccTGTCACACATCTgactatctttctgtctgtctgtttcatcCATATCCTCTATTCCCTTCCTTGTGGCAGCTTTCATGCTGTATCCTTACTTTATTTCCCCTACTTTGTCTACTAATGAATGGAATCTTATGGATTGATTCATGTTCTACCCATTGATCTCAAGTTAATATAGTCTCTTCTAATTATTCCCCAAATCTCTGAAAGTGTCACATGAAAAAAGGACAAGTTATAAATCTAaaatcaggggaatgcaaattaaaaaatcAATGTATTATTTGCAGTGGTTGGCATTGTacacatataaattaattttttaaagacaaatgaaaaagtAAGAACATTCATTTAAACCTtgtgaatatttgaaaaatagagAAGGTCTAAATACATAGTAGCAGCAAAGCAAACAGAGTATCATACGTTCATACCATGCAAAGCAAACACTTCAGTAACCTGACTGGATCTGTATGACAGTAAGGAAAACCACTTACTGTAAGCACAAAACCAAACATGCTGAATAAATGTCCCAAATCTATAAGGATATGAAAAAGTCATACCTATGAGTAGTTGAGTTCttataaatgaattttataatgTGTGGAATGGCATGGTTACATTCGAGATAGAAAAGAGGTGATCCTCAAATGATATTATGATCAAACTATATCTTAATTTCTTGCCAGTAAGGTTTTCCTTGCTTCTTTAATTAAAAACTCAACCCAGTTACTTTAATATGGcttcaaaacaatacattatATGTTAGGTGGGATTTATGTCAATAGAGAAGATATTGTAATCTTTATTGAAATTCTGCAAAAACTTGAAGGTCTTGTTCTTTATTATTTAACACGTGATTTTCTCCTTTACCGATAAAAATGAAGTTGCAGAAGGGATTGTCTATACATTCTAGTCCACAATTGTCACATATCATGTGAATATAAGTAGATACACTTCTGTCCCATAATGGATGGCCAAAGAAATATTACCCTGTCCCATAATGGATGGCCAAAGAAATATTACCCTGTCCCATAATGGATGGCCAAAGAAAtattacacaaaagaaaacaagaaacacattTAATCAGCACTCATATTTACAGAAATATCCCTAATTCTGCATTTGCTCTTAGGATGAAGAAACATTAATCTCCTTGTATTTTTAAGTTCTTAAGAGTATTGGAACAAAATCTATGATCTATTAGATGTAAACTTGATGTTGAGGTTTCAAAGAAAGAATGCACAACATGGAGGGTATGGGGAAGATACTCAACCACTTCTACAGCCTTGGTTATTTTCTTACATAAACTGTTCTCTTCAGGAATAATCTGTCAGTTAAGTCCTCAGACTCAGTCATTAATTTTGTCCAGAAGAAAGGTAAATCATCATTATGATTGTGCTGCTCCTATGCATGGAATGGGCTCTCTCATAATGACTACATATCATATAAAATGAGCTTTGATTTGTCTCATGTAAAATGATACTATATAATATGTTCTACTATAGGGTATTCATCTCACAAATGTCCAAACAGGCAAGTCCTGTGTATGCATATATCTAAACATGTTGCAAGAACTAAAAttagctagtgtgtgtgtgtgtgtgtgtgtgtgtgtgtgatttcatcTTCTTTAATTGGCTTATTTTATTAAAAGGACAAAAATTGTGAATATTTCTGAGGCAAAAATAAGGAAACCTctcgggatttttttttctccagcaatTTTAATGTGTCCCAAAATGTGGATTTCTGTAGAAGTTATAAGCTTCTTTGACAACTGCTTTGTAGTAAAAGGTTTGCACTAATAAGAACACAGGGAACATAGTACATCCTGATGTCATGAATGGAGGGACAGATATCAGAGGACAAATTTACTAAGAAAACCCTAATCTAAATACTACAAAAACATCCAGCTTATCATGTGGAATAATCAGACCAAACACTTGCAGAAAATGACAATTAACTTTCTATACCAATAGGatgtttaattttagaaatttgttAGATATATAATGTACATTCTCTTATTGGtctttcttttacattaaaaCTGCATCCTTACTTCCCTTCACATTCTATTCTGCCTTTCTCATACTAAAATTTACAATTAAGACTTCAATGATGTATTTCTGTGACAGATTTCTGTTGGAAAACATCCTCTAAAATTTTCTGTCAAACTTTCTcccaaacattaaaaataagttagGATACAAATATAATCAATATGAAGTTATCGAAAACAGTTATCAAGCTGCTATATTTTCAGAATGCATAGTTCAAGAGAATTGTAGTTTGGctggaaagaatgaaaataaggTTAGATTATCCTGTGACTTTATTTAGTGTCAtatgtttttaaagcaaaaaaaaaaaaaaaaggataacataaagaaagtaaaataacaaaGCTTACCTTTCAATGTTGACCATTTCCTATCTATTTGTgacaataaactttaaaaatttatccTAATACAAAATGATAAGCAGATATTTCAAGAGGTGAAAGTTAAATTAAATAAGCAGTatgctctgtgctctgtgtaCTTGTCAGATTGTAGTTAAAGTAAATGGTGTCTTTAGCACTTACTCTGTGaatactgaaaatgaaaacaatagtcTCATCAGATTCAGGTGAAAGGTGGGAGCTACATTCCAACCTGttgcccttttcttccttccctctctgtgatGATGAAGCTCCAAGTCCAGTCCTGCAGGGATCAACGTTTCTGGTGCAGCTGCAGTGCAAAAGAAGAGAATTTAAGGGCACTGTATGAAATCCCACTGGACACTCCCCAAGGACATTCTGGAAgaaatatgtcaaaaataaacTCATGTTTATTTTAACTACCCATATTTAGCTTCACATGTGtactttcagaaatattttaaattatttagataTATGACACTGAATGCTACAAGATTTATGGTAGGGGGAAAGAGTAATCTAAAACATTTACCACTATTTTTACTGGAATTGAATCTTTGCACAATAATTATCTCTTGATAGTCTTCCTAACTATAAAGGCTATTAATAATTAATCTATTATTAATTAACCTATTAATAACATGGTCTTtttcataatataattatactcAAACTTAAATGTGTCCATCTTACATTCCTTTAAGATGTACCTCTTACAGTGTCATTCCAAGTTCCAAATTATGTTATCTggtttaaaatatctatttttttttcagatcatgTGACTTTCTTTCATGTGATatcttttacttcattttgtttaatATTATTGTCTTCTTGATTTTTTCTATTTGATTATTTCTCTTTATGTTTGAGATTATGATGGCACCATTCCACACTTTTGCTTTTCTCTCACTAAACACCCCCATAAAACCATTcttgttctctttaaaattcatttctttttcattaactcttgttaaatatattgtatgtgtacatacttgtacttatgtatgtatatgtgtctgtttatgtttatgcatatacatatgcataagcatatgtatatattgtatgttcTGTGTTACatgatgtataatttatatatgtgtatataatatagatgtaaatgtacatttataggatatgtatatatacatatacatatgtatacacatatatgtatgtgtgtatatatgcatatatatattcctagatacataaatataacctgctcagtctgtatacagttagttttatttatgtatccagGCTGATGATTTGGTATGAGATAACTAGTTGAGAATAGTCTTCCTTAAAGCAAACTATGTTTTCAAATTCTAGCACTCCTTAGTTTCCAGTATTTTTAACAAACATTATATTGAATTTGTCTATGATTTTTaggaaattatttaaattgtatgttaggaaaaataaaaattataattttaaacagcCATGATAATATAAATTTGTGGTTGGATTTTACAAAGaatttttcttaatgtatatttttgatttatttagtgGCATGGCATTTACTGTTTCAAAAGAGGTACCAGCAAGAAATTTGAGAAGACTGGGCAAAGGGtaacacataaaatcaaaaccCGGTCTCTGCTAAAATGTTTCACCatttctttgattcggtttgcaagaattttatgaaattcttaggtaaatggatggatctggagaatatcatcctgagtgaggtaacccaatcNNNNNNNNNNNNNNNNNNNNNNNNNNNNNNNNNNNNNNNNNNNNNNNNNNNNNNNNNNNNNNNNNNNNNNNNNNNNNNNNNNNNNNNNNNNNNNNNNNNNNNNNNNNNNNNNNNNNNNNNNNNNNNNNNNNNNNNNNNNNNNNNNNNNNNNNNNNNNNNNNNNNNNNNNNNNNNNNNNNNNNNNNNNNNNNNNNNNNNNNNNNNNNNNNNNNNNNNNNNNNNNNNNNNNNNNNNNNNNNNNNNNNNNNNNNNNNNNNNNNNNNNNNNNNNNNNNNNNNNNNNNNNNNNNNNNNNNNNNNNNNNNNNNNNNNNNNNNNNNNNNNNNNNNNNNNNNNNNNNNNNNNNNNNNNNNNNNNNNNNNNNNNNNNNNNNNNNNNNNNNNNNNNNNNNNNNNNNNNNNNNNNNNNNNNNNNNNNNNNNNNNNNNNNNNNNNNNNNNNNNNNNNNNNNNNNNNNNNNNNNNNNNNNNNNNNNNNNNNNNNNNNNNNNNNNNNNNNNNNNNNNNNNNNNNNNNNNNNNNNNNNNNNNNNNNNNNNNNNNNNNNNNNNNNNNNNNNNNNNNNNNNNNNNNNNNNNNNNNNNNNNNNNNNNNNNNNNNNNNNNNNNNNNNNNNNNNNNNNNNNNNNNNNNNNNNNNNNNNNNNNNNNNNNNNNNNNNNNNNNNNNNNNNNNNNNNNNNNNNNNNNNNNNNNNNNNNNNNNNNNNNNNNNNNNNNNNNNNNNNNNNNNNNNNNNNNNNNNNNNNNNNNNNNNNNNNNNNNNNNNNNNNNNNNNNNNNNNNNNNNNNtgtttctttgttttttggaggggaaactgggaatggagaaatttacatgtaaataaagaaaatatctgctctaaaaaaaaaaatgtttcaccaTTAAAGCTATGTGAAACTGGCATATATTAAGTCTATGTTGCTGTCCTTTAcaaaattattacattttgtaGGCATAATGGGAAAATAATAGGACAGCCTCCTATATGTTGTAGTAAGTGACATCTCCTAAGTATCTCAAAAGAATCATTGCACAAGTCCTGTTGGTATGAGATCAAACAGTCCTCTGAGTGGGGAATGAGGATGAttaaaggaaagatagaaagaaggcTCAGAGACAAAAGTTAGAAATTAGGAGGGCTGCAGGTCTATACCACACCAGTCACTAATGCATTTCTCaaaacttttataaatttttCAGTATCGTTAGAAACAGTCACAAGCTAGCAGAGACAATGGCTGAAGTACATAGGATATCTTTACCCACCCAGAGTCCTGCTCCTTCCACTGAGATCAATAGAACATTCATTCCCTTGTCTTGAGCTTCAAGTGTAGCTCCTCTTATTGTCCCATGCATGAGATGGCCAGGCAGTCTTCCAGCAGACTCTGCTTGAATGTCCGTCTCTTACAGAAGCAGGCAAAAATGGTTCCCTATAAATTATTCTGATGAGTTTCCAAGGGTGTCCTTAAGTACCATGAGGCTTAGAGAATAAGAATTTATTtcaaggacccaaggagctgaaggtttgcagccccttaggaggaacaacaatatgaactaactagtaccctcagagctcctaggaactaaaacttcaaccaaagagtacacatggtgggactcatggctccagcagcatatgtatagcagaggatagcctagtcggtcatcaatgggaggagaggcccttggcctggtgaaggttctatgcctcagtgtaggggagtgccaggaccaggaagcaggagggggtggaatggtgatcagggggaggggagagggaacagggaattgttttaggtttttatttttattttatttcatttttctttctttctttcttttttttttttttttttgaggggaacctgggaaaggagataatgtaaataagaaaacatctaataaaaaaaaaaaaaagaatttatttcctCACCGTTTCAAAGGCTAAAAAGTCTGAGATCACAGTAGCAGTGAGATAGGTTCGTGAAGAGGACTTTGAAGAGAATCTGTGGCATGTATCCCTCTGAGAGTTTATTGGTCTAGGTGGATGTTCTTTCATTTGTAAAAACATCTCTTCAGTCAGTTGTCATTTGCACACTGCATTCCTCTGAGTGTGCCTATCTCTATTCCTTAATTTCACACTATGAACTACTTTAGCATTAGTGTCTCTATTCATAAATGAAGTCACAGGCTGTGGTAGAGGAATGGGGATTCATCCCATTGTTTTCTAGGGCCAAGCAAGGGAAACACAGTCATATCCAATCTAAAGTCATGTCCGGGTATATCTTATCAATTTCTGTTCTCTAGCCTTGCATTCTGAGAACCTCTCTGAaacttacatatttaaaacttaCTGAAGTTCTATTAAATTCCTTCCTGTACCTCTCTTCTATTATTTCATGTTATGGCTTATGCCTATGTAAGGTAAGTCTGTACTTTCCTACACAGGAATGTGTTGCTGTTGGAAGCAATAAGCGGGATAATAATATGCCCATGTAGAAAGCAAAGACAACTACACTACTGAATGACAGGCACTTTTCAGAGGTAATTGCATCTTATAGATGTGAAAAACATATTTCTCTTTCAAAGAAGAGGAAGCTCTTTTTGACAGTCCAAGGGATATGAAATAGTTTATCAGGTCAAAGTCATCATTTGTGCTCACCAATGTTTCCATTTCACTACTTGGGTTTCTATCCTCTCCCTCACTAAAGTGTTTACTTCAACCAATATACTTATTGAAATTGTACATTTAgtcttatttgcatttttattataaaatactggAAATGATTTTGTATAGGGTCACAGTCTATGGGAGATGTTCAACAGCAAACATGGTGGAGCTATGTTCACCTTTTGTCCCAAAgtaatatgagacaaaaaaaggTATAtactgggctgaagagatgactctgtggttaaaAGTTCATGCTGTTTTTGCAGAAAACCAAGATATAATTGTCAGCCACCACACTGGGGTTCAAAACTATctacaactccaattccaggtatccagttttctcatctgatgtctgtgtgtataccaggcacatacataatGCACAAATAATCTTAATActcaaataataaactaaaattaaataacaagTATGGATATACTTTCAATGTGCATTATCTTCCTTGTTTTATAAAAGAGACTGGACCAAGTATGATTCTGTCAACAATACTTTAAAACTGAAAATCCTGTAACAACAGAGTCAATCTATAGGTATTGCATGAGTACAACATGGTCAAGATTGATTGAAACTGAAAGTCAAAGAATGTAAAAAGAAgagatatataatatacttttcaTTATAGTTCACTGTAGATGGTATAgatttctaacacacacacagagatatgatTACTATTTTGGGCTAAAGTAAACCTAAGGCTGAAATAGTTCTCAATGGTAGAGACCATGACCAGCATGAGTGAAGATCTATGTTCAATCTCAAGtactcaagaaaaacaaaaattcaagtaataggaaaaaggaaatgaagaaattgtGTGGTTTCTCATACAGCAAAATTGATATAAATTTTGTTATCCaatttactattttataaaaGCAATGAAAAGTCTCAAGGTAAAAAAGCATGcttaattttttctattataaagtatataaaatataaaaattattcaatatttttaatcatCTAAGCATTATTCTTCAATATTGGAATATTAATGATAATGATGAAATTaatacactttttaaatataaaatgtctgCTTCTTCTTTACTAATGTTGGTTTCTTCAGAATTTAATTCAAAATTCACTAAATTAATTtacttctgaaataaaatatttctgtttcaaaACCTGAAATACTGACTTGTGTCATTCTGCTTTTGTTTACTCTTCTAATATATCCAAATATTCTACTTTGAAGTgattgttttattgattctaaGATAATCTTAGTTAAATTAGAAGAGATTAAGTCAGACGAAAAGGATAAGAGTCATTGTGAGTACAGTCCCAATATTGAGAACAGAGCATCAGAGATTCTCTagtaaatttttctttctgaatcctCTTAGAGTTCTAGtattctattttaataaatacaagGTAAAAGTTCTGAATCAATCTCAAAAGAGAGATTTCTTCAATTGTATGCAATTCATTGTTACTAGTACTAGCTACAGTTATTGTAATCTGTAAGAGTCTGCTGAGTTCAGAAACTAATACAAGTTTATCATACAATCAAAACGTCTTTATGAAAAATAActaattgaaatatatatatatatgtatatatatatatatatatatatatacattaatggAATAAATTTTAGTAAAGAAATGAGGTCATGAATTAGAACTCTTTTTAGGTCTAATTAGACAATGGGAAGGTGTAAATGGGAGTGTTttgacagagaaagaaggggaatgTGGATCTTATattaaaatcacaaaaataaattaattaaaataaagaataagtaaCTGGGAGGGGTAAACCTTATCAGG
The nucleotide sequence above comes from Mastomys coucha isolate ucsf_1 unplaced genomic scaffold, UCSF_Mcou_1 pScaffold15, whole genome shotgun sequence. Encoded proteins:
- the LOC116092176 gene encoding olfactory receptor 4S2-like, producing MVSVNLVVLLTIKGSQLSEQPMYYFLSYLSFMDICFTSTVAPKLIIDLFLQCNTISYNGCIAQMFYAHFFGATEIFILVAMAYDRYVAICRLLYYMIIMSRQVCYMLVIASAIGAFIHSLVHVFIIIRLPFCGTNEIDHYFCDIFPLLKLACTDTRLLVIVVITTTGVLSILTFLALVISYIIILSILRTRSSEGRRKTLSICGSHITVVFMFFLPLIFTYVPVGDSVGDEKLIAAFYTMMTNKLNLSIYTLRK